In one Mucilaginibacter sp. PAMB04168 genomic region, the following are encoded:
- a CDS encoding acyltransferase — protein MQLNHQLTAKPHYPILDGLRGVAAITVVAFHIFETHSTSHLDQIINHGYLAVDFFFLLSGFVVGYAYDDRWHKLTVGGFFKRRLVRLQPMVVMGMLIGATLFYYQDCALWPDIHAVPLWKMLLIMLIGFTLIPLPLSADIRGWQEMHPLDGPGWSLFFEYIANILYALFVRKFSKTALSILVAVAGAALIHYTVTSKSGDVIGGWALNADGLRIGFTRLMFPFFGGLLLSRTANITKVKNAFLWCSILLLVVLAMPRIGGAEHLWANGLYDSLSIILAFPIIVYLGASGEVTGRLSSKLCKWLGDISYPLYITHYPLIYLYTAWVSRRHGATFQEAWPWALATFVSALVLAYVCLKFYDEPVRRWLQKKTIA, from the coding sequence ATGCAATTAAATCACCAACTAACTGCTAAACCGCATTACCCTATATTGGACGGCTTGCGGGGTGTGGCTGCCATTACCGTTGTTGCCTTCCACATCTTCGAAACCCATTCAACAAGTCATCTGGATCAGATTATTAATCATGGTTACCTGGCAGTTGATTTTTTCTTTTTGCTTTCAGGATTTGTTGTTGGCTACGCCTATGACGACCGCTGGCATAAGTTAACCGTTGGTGGCTTCTTTAAACGCAGGTTGGTAAGGCTTCAGCCTATGGTGGTAATGGGTATGCTTATTGGTGCAACATTATTTTACTACCAGGATTGTGCGCTTTGGCCTGATATACACGCAGTGCCACTTTGGAAAATGCTGCTAATTATGCTGATAGGCTTCACCTTAATACCACTGCCACTATCGGCCGATATTAGGGGCTGGCAGGAAATGCATCCGTTAGATGGGCCCGGATGGTCACTTTTCTTTGAGTACATCGCCAATATATTGTATGCGCTGTTTGTGAGAAAGTTCTCTAAAACTGCCTTGAGTATATTAGTGGCCGTTGCTGGCGCTGCTCTCATTCACTACACCGTAACCAGTAAGTCTGGCGATGTGATAGGTGGATGGGCATTAAACGCCGATGGATTGCGTATAGGTTTTACCCGGCTAATGTTTCCTTTTTTTGGCGGCTTGTTACTTTCGCGCACTGCAAACATCACAAAAGTTAAGAATGCTTTTCTATGGTGCAGTATTTTGCTTTTAGTTGTTTTGGCTATGCCTCGCATAGGCGGCGCAGAACACCTATGGGCAAACGGTTTGTACGATTCATTGAGCATTATATTGGCATTCCCGATTATTGTATACCTCGGTGCCAGCGGAGAAGTAACTGGCCGGCTTTCATCAAAGCTTTGTAAATGGTTAGGCGATATTTCTTACCCCTTATATATTACGCATTACCCGCTTATTTACCTGTATACGGCCTGGGTAAGCCGCAGGCATGGCGCAACTTTTCAGGAAGCATGGCCTTGGGCGCTTGCTACTTTTGTTTCGGCGTTGGTGTTGGCTTATGTTTGCCTCAAATTTTATGACGAACCTGTAAGGCGCTGGTTACAAAAAAAGACAATAGCGTAA
- a CDS encoding carboxypeptidase-like regulatory domain-containing protein, with protein MKSLLPLLLVFIACFYSCKKKDSPTATAGTSGVTSPATGNAPATGSVIGVISPAGAATEVSVSDGSKFYRKVQPDASGVFRFADLPAGTYTLLPFASAGYALLGSQTLTVTAGQITDVGTLTFSAAVGSITGFIAPVGAVVKITATNTTSKFSYDVTPDATTGAYKFNGVVPGPYIIHFTAAAPSIAPADLDRTVPGNQDTYLNKVILETPNVTGIMSGTIVPAGTAKVNLTNEQTRDLVYIDPDISTGKFVSPALLPGTYTVGFNIIDRNRRSPNKLTVSIAPGQKSDLGEIKIPLYLHTLNCLVNGVRFSGVTVVSCNYNAPTLTMGASNSGGFDNAMTSLRINLDNITGVGSYTIQNTPTSNITYSTGTLGYKHWGSNNGGSGTVTVTSIDPVLKIISGTFTATLLPIGNLTGNVVITDGVFNLTY; from the coding sequence ATGAAAAGCTTATTACCCCTGCTGCTTGTTTTCATCGCTTGCTTTTATTCCTGTAAAAAAAAGGATTCGCCAACTGCTACAGCCGGTACATCGGGCGTTACAAGCCCTGCAACGGGAAATGCGCCTGCAACTGGGAGTGTTATTGGCGTCATTAGCCCTGCAGGAGCAGCTACCGAAGTGTCAGTGTCTGATGGGTCAAAATTTTATAGGAAAGTGCAACCTGATGCAAGTGGCGTTTTCAGGTTTGCTGACCTTCCTGCAGGAACCTACACCTTACTGCCGTTCGCCTCAGCTGGGTATGCCTTACTGGGTAGTCAAACGTTAACCGTTACTGCCGGCCAGATTACTGATGTAGGCACGCTGACTTTCAGTGCAGCTGTAGGGAGCATTACCGGTTTTATTGCACCTGTAGGAGCAGTAGTTAAGATAACAGCTACCAACACAACCAGTAAGTTTAGCTATGACGTAACCCCTGATGCAACTACCGGGGCATATAAATTTAACGGTGTAGTTCCTGGTCCGTATATTATACACTTTACCGCTGCTGCGCCGTCCATTGCACCGGCAGATCTTGACCGGACTGTACCTGGAAATCAAGATACGTACCTGAACAAAGTCATCCTTGAAACGCCCAACGTGACAGGAATTATGAGCGGTACTATCGTTCCTGCTGGTACAGCCAAGGTTAATTTAACCAATGAACAAACCCGTGACCTAGTTTATATCGATCCGGATATATCCACCGGAAAATTTGTATCACCTGCACTGCTTCCGGGCACTTATACGGTAGGGTTTAATATCATCGATAGGAACCGCCGATCTCCCAATAAATTAACCGTAAGCATCGCTCCCGGCCAGAAATCTGACTTGGGAGAGATTAAGATTCCATTATATCTCCATACTTTAAACTGTTTGGTTAATGGCGTTAGGTTTAGCGGAGTTACCGTTGTAAGCTGCAACTATAATGCCCCAACGCTGACTATGGGGGCAAGTAATTCTGGAGGTTTTGATAACGCTATGACAAGTTTAAGGATCAATTTGGATAACATAACCGGAGTAGGAAGTTATACGATCCAAAACACACCGACCTCCAACATTACATATTCAACCGGAACACTTGGCTACAAGCACTGGGGCTCCAATAATGGCGGTAGCGGAACAGTTACAGTCACCTCTATCGATCCGGTTTTAAAGATTATATCCGGCACTTTTACAGCAACTTTGTTACCAATCGGCAACTTAACCGGCAACGTGGTCATAACAGATGGTGTGTTTAATTTGACCTACTAG